One genomic segment of Pseudomonas chlororaphis subsp. aurantiaca includes these proteins:
- a CDS encoding PA0061/PA0062 family lipoprotein, translated as MRQPLLLLALTGLVACSSPLPAVDPQQAWVDFATPTPGGKLLMAERLDNQRLTDGRYFQVTPGSHELMVRFDFEVFSGRLGMMNDPAERLCYLSVRYDHFEAGQRYLLEARSLGFSPSARLYNAKRELLAEDHMVNCVI; from the coding sequence ATGCGCCAACCCTTGCTGCTGCTTGCCCTGACCGGCCTCGTTGCCTGCTCCAGCCCCCTGCCGGCGGTGGACCCGCAACAGGCCTGGGTCGATTTCGCCACCCCGACGCCAGGCGGCAAGCTGCTGATGGCCGAGCGCCTGGACAACCAGCGCCTGACCGACGGCCGCTATTTCCAGGTCACCCCGGGCAGTCATGAGTTGATGGTGCGTTTCGATTTCGAGGTATTCAGCGGGCGCCTCGGCATGATGAACGATCCGGCCGAGCGCCTGTGCTACCTGAGCGTGCGCTACGACCATTTCGAAGCCGGCCAGCGTTACCTGCTGGAAGCCCGCTCGCTGGGTTTCTCTCCCAGTGCCCGGCTGTACAACGCCAAGCGTGAGCTGCTGGCCGAAGACCATATGGTCAACTGCGTGATCTGA
- a CDS encoding gamma carbonic anhydrase family protein, which yields MAIRSYQNHTPILGPRAFVDSSAVVVGDVEIGADSSVWPLTVIRGDMHRIRIGARTSVQDGSVLHITHAGPFNPDGFPLLIGDDVTIAHKVMLHGCSVGSRVLIGMGSIVMDGAVVEDDVIVGAGSLVPPGKRLESGFLYVGSPVKQARPLTDKERAFFTYSAANYVKLKDLHLAEGYDQA from the coding sequence TTGGCCATTCGCAGCTATCAGAATCACACACCCATCCTTGGCCCGCGGGCCTTCGTCGACAGCTCGGCGGTGGTGGTCGGCGACGTCGAAATCGGTGCCGACAGCTCGGTCTGGCCACTCACGGTGATCCGCGGCGACATGCACCGCATCCGCATCGGCGCCCGCACCAGCGTGCAGGACGGCAGCGTGCTGCACATCACCCACGCTGGCCCCTTCAACCCGGACGGCTTCCCGCTGCTGATCGGCGACGACGTGACCATCGCCCACAAGGTGATGCTGCACGGTTGCAGCGTCGGCAGCCGGGTGCTGATCGGCATGGGCAGCATCGTCATGGACGGCGCCGTGGTGGAAGACGACGTGATCGTCGGCGCCGGCAGCCTGGTGCCGCCGGGCAAACGCCTGGAAAGCGGCTTCCTCTATGTCGGCAGCCCAGTGAAACAGGCCCGCCCGCTGACCGACAAGGAACGCGCCTTCTTCACCTACAGCGCCGCCAACTACGTGAAGCTCAAGGACCTGCACCTGGCCGAAGGCTACGACCAGGCTTGA
- a CDS encoding PA0061/PA0062 family lipoprotein: MRVLLLTTGLLTLSGCAGLPAPDPTQAWIDLDTHQDTALQALEVDEKAWVDRRYFEVQPGDHELKVRYQFAVEPTNIGPDSEPLWRDCQLNVKYKDFNAGQRYQLQTGNIGFRPWAKLYDQQRNLVGTGQPAGCQRT, encoded by the coding sequence ATGCGCGTGTTGCTGCTGACCACCGGACTGTTGACCCTGAGCGGCTGTGCCGGATTGCCCGCCCCCGATCCGACGCAAGCCTGGATCGACCTCGACACCCACCAGGACACCGCGCTGCAGGCGTTGGAGGTCGACGAAAAGGCTTGGGTGGACCGCCGATATTTCGAGGTCCAGCCCGGCGACCATGAGCTGAAGGTGCGCTACCAGTTCGCCGTGGAGCCCACCAATATCGGCCCGGACAGCGAGCCCCTGTGGCGCGATTGCCAGCTGAATGTGAAATACAAGGACTTCAACGCCGGCCAACGCTACCAGTTGCAGACCGGCAATATCGGCTTCCGGCCCTGGGCCAAGCTCTATGACCAGCAGCGCAATCTGGTGGGTACCGGCCAACCGGCGGGCTGCCAGCGCACCTGA
- a CDS encoding GMC family oxidoreductase, whose amino-acid sequence MATVMKKVDAVIVGFGWTGAIMAKELTEAGLNVLALERGPMQDTYPDGNYPQVIDELTYSVRKKLFQDISRETVTIRHSVNDVALPNRQLGAFLPGNGVGGAGLHWSGVHFRADPIELRMRSHYEERYGKNFIPKDMTIQDFGVTYEELEPFFDYAEKVFGTSGQAWTVKGQLVGEGKGGNPYAPDRSDHFPLESQKNTYSAQLFQKAAGEVGYKPYNLPSANTSGPYTNPYGAQMGPCNFCGFCSGYVCYMYSKASPNVNILPALKPLPNFELRPNSHVLKVNLDSTKARATGVTYVDGQGREIEQPADLVILGAFQFHNVRLMLLSGIGKPYDPITGEGVVGKNFAYQNMATIKAYFDKDVHTNNFIGAGGNGVAVDDFNADNFDHGPHGFVGGSPFWVNQAGSRPIAGTSNPPGTPAWGSAWKKATADYYTHQVSMDAHGAHQSYRGNYLDLDPVYRDAYGLPLLRMTFDWQENDIKMNRFMVEKMGKIAEAMNPKAIAVLGKKVGEHFNTASYQTTHLNGGAIMGTDPKTSALNRYLQSWDVHNVFVPGASAFPQGLGYNPTGLVAALTYWSARAIREQYLKNPGPLVQA is encoded by the coding sequence ATGGCAACGGTAATGAAGAAGGTCGACGCGGTGATCGTCGGGTTTGGCTGGACCGGAGCGATCATGGCCAAGGAGCTGACCGAGGCCGGGCTCAACGTGCTGGCGCTGGAGCGCGGGCCGATGCAGGACACCTACCCGGATGGCAACTATCCGCAGGTGATCGACGAGCTCACCTACAGCGTGCGCAAGAAACTCTTCCAGGACATCTCCCGGGAGACGGTGACCATTCGCCACAGCGTCAACGACGTGGCCCTGCCGAACCGCCAGTTGGGCGCTTTCCTGCCGGGCAACGGCGTCGGCGGTGCCGGCCTGCACTGGTCCGGCGTGCATTTTCGCGCCGACCCGATCGAGCTGCGCATGCGCAGCCACTACGAAGAGCGCTACGGCAAGAACTTCATCCCCAAGGACATGACCATCCAGGACTTCGGCGTCACCTACGAAGAGCTGGAGCCGTTCTTCGACTACGCGGAAAAAGTCTTCGGTACCTCGGGTCAGGCCTGGACCGTGAAAGGCCAGCTGGTCGGTGAAGGCAAGGGCGGCAACCCTTACGCGCCGGACCGTTCGGACCATTTCCCGCTGGAGTCGCAGAAGAACACCTACTCCGCCCAGCTGTTCCAGAAAGCCGCCGGCGAAGTCGGCTACAAGCCGTACAACCTGCCGTCGGCCAACACCTCGGGGCCGTACACCAACCCCTATGGCGCGCAAATGGGGCCGTGCAACTTCTGCGGGTTCTGCAGCGGCTATGTCTGCTACATGTACTCCAAAGCTTCGCCGAACGTGAACATCCTGCCGGCCCTCAAGCCGCTGCCGAATTTCGAGCTGCGCCCCAACTCCCATGTGCTCAAGGTCAACCTCGACAGCACCAAGGCCCGCGCGACTGGCGTCACCTACGTCGACGGCCAGGGCCGCGAGATCGAGCAGCCGGCGGACCTGGTGATCCTCGGTGCCTTCCAGTTCCATAACGTGCGCCTGATGCTGTTGTCCGGCATCGGCAAGCCGTACGACCCGATCACCGGTGAAGGCGTGGTGGGCAAGAACTTCGCCTACCAGAACATGGCCACCATCAAGGCCTACTTCGACAAGGACGTGCACACCAACAACTTCATCGGCGCCGGCGGCAATGGCGTGGCGGTGGACGACTTCAACGCCGACAACTTCGACCACGGCCCGCATGGCTTCGTCGGTGGCTCGCCGTTCTGGGTCAACCAGGCCGGCAGCCGGCCGATCGCCGGGACCTCCAACCCGCCGGGCACCCCGGCCTGGGGCAGCGCCTGGAAGAAGGCCACCGCCGACTACTACACCCACCAGGTGTCGATGGACGCCCACGGCGCCCACCAGTCCTACCGCGGCAACTACCTCGACCTCGATCCGGTGTACCGCGACGCCTACGGCCTGCCACTGCTGCGCATGACCTTCGACTGGCAGGAAAACGACATCAAGATGAACCGCTTCATGGTCGAGAAGATGGGCAAGATCGCCGAGGCGATGAACCCAAAGGCCATCGCGGTGCTGGGCAAGAAGGTCGGTGAGCACTTCAACACCGCGTCCTACCAGACCACCCACCTCAACGGTGGTGCGATCATGGGTACCGACCCGAAAACCAGTGCCTTGAACCGTTACCTGCAGAGCTGGGACGTGCACAACGTGTTCGTCCCGGGCGCTTCGGCCTTCCCCCAGGGCCTGGGCTACAACCCGACCGGCCTGGTGGCCGCGTTGACCTACTGGTCGGCCCGCGCGATCCGCGAGCAGTACCTGAAGAACCCCGGCCCGCTGGTTCAGGCATAA
- a CDS encoding DUF1161 domain-containing protein, producing the protein MKRFVLAVVCSALATSALAAPKDCEELKKEIEIKIQANAVPSYTLEIVSKEEAEKHDVAMVVGTCENGTKAIIYQRNDS; encoded by the coding sequence ATGAAACGTTTTGTCCTGGCAGTTGTTTGTAGCGCGCTGGCCACCTCGGCCCTGGCGGCTCCGAAGGATTGCGAAGAACTCAAGAAAGAGATTGAAATCAAGATCCAGGCCAACGCCGTGCCTTCCTACACCCTGGAGATTGTCAGCAAGGAGGAAGCCGAAAAGCATGACGTGGCCATGGTGGTCGGTACCTGCGAAAACGGCACCAAGGCGATCATCTATCAGCGAAACGACAGCTGA
- a CDS encoding HAD family hydrolase has translation MHYQTVLFDLDGTLTDPREGITRSIQFALGKLGIDEPDLSKLEHFIGPPLLQAFMQFYGFDEARAWEAVNFYRERFKVTGLYENRVFDGVTPLLETLGGQGRQLYIATSKPWVFAREIARHFDFARHFKVIYGSELDGARTDKVELIRHLVSEEGLDPSDTLMIGDRKHDLIGARRNGLDAAAVGYGFGSHEELSAEAPAYHFQTLDELHQAFLQR, from the coding sequence ATGCATTACCAAACCGTTCTGTTCGACCTCGACGGCACCCTGACCGACCCGCGCGAAGGCATCACCCGCTCGATCCAGTTCGCCCTCGGCAAGCTGGGCATCGACGAACCCGACCTGAGCAAACTGGAACACTTCATCGGCCCGCCGCTGTTGCAGGCATTCATGCAGTTCTACGGGTTCGACGAAGCCAGAGCCTGGGAGGCGGTGAATTTCTACCGCGAGCGTTTCAAGGTCACCGGCCTGTATGAGAACCGCGTATTCGATGGCGTCACGCCCCTGCTGGAAACCCTCGGCGGGCAAGGCCGCCAGCTGTACATCGCGACGTCCAAGCCGTGGGTGTTTGCCCGCGAGATCGCCCGGCACTTCGATTTCGCCCGGCACTTCAAGGTGATCTACGGCAGCGAACTGGACGGCGCCCGCACCGACAAGGTCGAGCTGATTCGCCACCTGGTCAGCGAGGAAGGCCTGGACCCGAGCGATACCCTGATGATCGGCGACCGCAAGCACGACCTGATCGGCGCCCGCCGCAACGGGCTGGATGCGGCGGCGGTGGGTTATGGCTTCGGCAGCCACGAAGAACTGAGCGCCGAGGCGCCGGCCTATCACTTCCAGACCCTGGATGAGTTGCATCAGGCGTTCTTGCAACGCTGA
- a CDS encoding cytochrome c, which translates to MKTLVIATLTLLGSASLCAAETDRQALIKQGEYLARAGDCVACHTAKDGKLFAGGLPMETPIGTIYSTNITPDKTGIGEYSFDDFDKAVRHGVAKNGSSLYPAMPYPSYARVSDADMQALYAYFMQGVAPVVQENRDSDIPWPLSMRWPLAGWRWMFAPSVAGLQGSGQAQAAQDPVVSRGAYLVEGLGHCGACHTPRALTMQEKALSASEGNHFLAGSAPLEGWIAKSLRGDHKDGLGSWSEEQLVQFLKTGRSDRGAVFGGMSDVVVHSMQYMSADDLTAIARYLKSLPAVDANDQPHQYDKAVAEALWKGDDSKPGASVYVDNCAACHRTDGHGYTRVFPALAGNPVLQSADATSLIHIVLKGGTLPATHTAPSTFTMPAFAWRLSDQEVADVVNFIRTSWGNQGSEVNAADVAGLRKGDLQSTSNDDLGQVTKRSGG; encoded by the coding sequence ATGAAAACCCTCGTTATCGCGACCCTGACCCTGCTCGGCAGCGCTTCCCTCTGCGCCGCCGAGACCGATCGGCAAGCCTTGATCAAACAGGGCGAATACCTGGCCCGCGCCGGTGACTGCGTGGCCTGCCACACCGCCAAGGACGGTAAGCTGTTCGCCGGCGGCCTGCCGATGGAAACCCCGATCGGCACGATCTATTCCACCAACATCACCCCGGACAAGACCGGCATCGGCGAGTACAGCTTCGACGACTTCGACAAGGCCGTGCGCCATGGCGTAGCCAAGAATGGCAGCAGCCTGTACCCGGCCATGCCCTACCCGTCCTACGCGCGGGTCAGCGATGCCGACATGCAGGCGCTGTATGCGTACTTCATGCAAGGCGTGGCGCCGGTGGTCCAGGAGAACCGCGACAGCGACATCCCCTGGCCGCTGAGCATGCGTTGGCCGCTGGCGGGCTGGCGCTGGATGTTCGCGCCGAGCGTGGCGGGCCTGCAAGGCAGCGGCCAGGCGCAGGCTGCGCAAGACCCGGTGGTCAGCCGCGGTGCCTACCTGGTGGAAGGTCTCGGCCACTGTGGCGCCTGCCATACGCCGCGCGCCCTGACCATGCAGGAGAAAGCTCTGAGCGCCAGTGAAGGCAACCACTTCCTGGCCGGCAGCGCGCCGCTGGAAGGCTGGATTGCCAAAAGCCTGCGCGGCGACCACAAGGATGGCCTCGGCAGCTGGAGCGAAGAGCAGCTGGTGCAGTTCCTCAAGACCGGTCGCAGCGACCGCGGTGCGGTGTTCGGCGGCATGAGCGACGTGGTGGTGCACAGCATGCAGTACATGTCCGCGGACGACCTGACGGCCATCGCCCGTTACCTCAAGTCGCTGCCGGCTGTGGATGCCAACGACCAGCCGCACCAATACGACAAGGCGGTGGCCGAGGCGTTGTGGAAAGGTGACGACAGCAAGCCGGGGGCGTCGGTGTACGTCGACAACTGCGCGGCGTGTCACCGTACCGACGGCCATGGCTATACCCGGGTGTTCCCGGCGCTGGCGGGCAACCCGGTGCTCCAAAGCGCCGATGCCACGTCGCTGATCCATATCGTGCTCAAGGGCGGCACCTTGCCGGCGACTCACACCGCGCCATCGACCTTCACCATGCCGGCCTTCGCCTGGCGGCTGTCGGACCAGGAGGTGGCCGATGTGGTCAACTTCATCCGCACCAGCTGGGGCAACCAGGGTTCCGAGGTGAACGCCGCGGATGTGGCGGGGCTGCGCAAGGGCGACCTGCAAAGCACCTCGAACGACGATCTGGGGCAAGTGACGAAGCGTAGCGGCGGTTGA
- a CDS encoding aminopeptidase: MIRPRSSHGLLDHLLRFLFPGLLLLLLNGCSSVGYYGQLASGQWRLLQARTPVEQVIADPARDPLLRAHLAQSQKARRFASQQLHLPDNQSYRLYADIGRPYVVWNVFSTPEFSLSPKTHCFPIAGCVAYRGYYSQGAARGEAALQKQQGMDVAIGGVEAYSTLGWFNDPILSSMLHWGDERLATLIFHELAHQRFYVKDDTEFNESFATFVEQEGTRQWRAARGLAPASDALVKQKDQFIQLILDTRQRLERLYALPLPVEQMRQRKAAEFERLRRDYRQMKDSQWHGDSRYDFWINTPLNNARLLPFGLYDQWVPAFAALFKQVNGDWLAFYQDVEKLGALSAEKRKAALKALMDGA; this comes from the coding sequence TTGATTAGGCCGCGTTCAAGCCATGGGTTACTTGATCATCTTTTGCGTTTTTTGTTTCCGGGCTTGCTGCTTTTGTTGCTCAACGGTTGTTCCAGCGTGGGTTACTACGGCCAGCTGGCCAGTGGCCAATGGCGTCTGCTGCAGGCCCGCACGCCGGTTGAGCAGGTCATCGCCGACCCGGCTCGCGACCCGTTATTGCGCGCCCATCTGGCCCAGTCGCAGAAGGCCCGGCGCTTCGCCAGCCAGCAGTTGCACCTGCCGGACAACCAGAGCTACCGCCTCTACGCCGACATCGGCCGGCCCTACGTGGTGTGGAATGTGTTCAGCACCCCTGAGTTTTCCCTGAGCCCCAAGACCCACTGTTTCCCGATTGCCGGCTGCGTGGCCTATCGCGGCTACTACAGCCAGGGCGCGGCCCGGGGCGAGGCGGCCTTGCAGAAACAGCAGGGCATGGATGTGGCCATCGGCGGGGTGGAGGCCTATTCGACCCTGGGCTGGTTCAACGACCCGATCCTCAGTTCTATGCTGCATTGGGGCGACGAGCGCCTGGCGACCCTGATCTTCCACGAGCTGGCCCATCAGCGCTTCTATGTGAAGGACGACACCGAGTTCAACGAGTCCTTCGCCACCTTCGTCGAGCAGGAAGGCACCCGGCAATGGCGGGCGGCCCGGGGCCTGGCGCCGGCCAGCGATGCCCTGGTCAAGCAGAAGGACCAGTTCATCCAGCTGATCCTCGATACCCGCCAGCGCCTGGAACGCCTGTATGCCCTGCCGCTGCCAGTCGAGCAGATGCGCCAGCGCAAGGCCGCCGAATTCGAACGGCTGCGCCGGGATTACCGCCAGATGAAGGACAGCCAATGGCACGGCGACTCGCGCTACGACTTCTGGATCAACACCCCGCTGAACAATGCCAGGCTGCTGCCTTTCGGCCTGTACGACCAGTGGGTGCCGGCGTTTGCCGCCTTGTTCAAGCAGGTCAACGGCGATTGGCTGGCGTTTTACCAGGACGTGGAGAAGCTCGGCGCGCTGTCGGCTGAAAAGCGCAAGGCGGCGCTAAAAGCATTGATGGATGGCGCCTGA
- a CDS encoding gluconate 2-dehydrogenase subunit 3 family protein, whose product MSDHDQDNPRREFLRKSLTLIPVVTVASSGLGSSMLMAAPEAPKPVEPARTTVSTEADAYQPSYFTTEEWAFVQAAVERLIPADEQGPGALEAGVPEYIDRQMNTPYAAGALWYMQGPFNADAAPEMAWQSKLVPKEIYRLGIAATDAWSKTFNGKTFAAQDSATRDDLLKQLEAGKPQFDSVPPKIFFNLLLQNTKEGFFCDPIHGGNKGMVGWTLIGFPGARADFMDWVERNEQYPFPAVSIRGERA is encoded by the coding sequence ATGTCTGATCACGATCAAGACAACCCGCGGCGTGAGTTTCTGCGCAAATCCCTGACCTTGATCCCGGTGGTCACGGTCGCCAGTTCCGGCCTGGGCAGCTCGATGCTGATGGCTGCGCCCGAAGCGCCCAAGCCGGTCGAGCCGGCCCGGACCACGGTCAGCACCGAGGCTGACGCTTACCAGCCAAGCTATTTCACCACCGAAGAATGGGCTTTTGTCCAGGCCGCGGTAGAGCGCCTGATCCCGGCCGACGAACAAGGCCCGGGCGCCCTGGAAGCCGGCGTGCCGGAATACATCGACCGGCAGATGAACACCCCCTACGCCGCCGGCGCCCTGTGGTACATGCAAGGCCCGTTCAACGCCGACGCCGCGCCGGAGATGGCCTGGCAGAGCAAGCTGGTACCCAAGGAGATCTATCGCCTGGGCATTGCCGCGACGGATGCTTGGTCGAAAACCTTCAACGGTAAAACATTTGCCGCGCAAGACAGCGCTACCCGAGACGATTTGCTCAAGCAGCTCGAAGCGGGAAAACCCCAATTCGACAGCGTTCCGCCGAAGATTTTCTTCAACCTTTTGCTGCAAAACACCAAGGAAGGGTTCTTCTGCGACCCGATCCACGGCGGCAATAAAGGCATGGTCGGCTGGACGTTGATCGGCTTCCCCGGCGCGCGCGCCGATTTCATGGACTGGGTGGAACGCAACGAGCAATACCCTTTCCCGGCAGTGTCGATTCGCGGCGAGAGGGCTTGA
- a CDS encoding phosphatase domain-containing protein has product MHNFRTLPALCLSLLTLLAWPQAQAAETGATRPAQWAQPVETHYNLYQMSPTLYRSALPDGGAVPLLEKLKVGTVINFLPESDASWLQAPGIKQVQLPYRTNHVDDADVLAALRAIQSAESDGPVLMHCKHGSDRTGLMSAMYRVVVQGWSKEEALNEMTGGGFGDSSHFKDGIRYMMQADVDKLRTALANGDCSTSVFATCSVKSWFETVSVSKPAN; this is encoded by the coding sequence ATGCACAACTTTCGTACCCTTCCCGCCCTCTGCCTGTCCCTGCTGACGCTGCTTGCCTGGCCCCAGGCGCAGGCCGCCGAAACCGGCGCGACCCGCCCGGCCCAGTGGGCCCAGCCCGTGGAAACCCACTACAACCTGTACCAGATGTCACCGACGCTCTACCGCAGCGCCTTGCCGGACGGCGGCGCCGTGCCTTTGCTGGAAAAACTCAAGGTGGGCACGGTGATCAACTTCCTGCCGGAGTCCGACGCCAGCTGGCTGCAGGCCCCGGGAATCAAGCAGGTGCAATTGCCTTACCGGACCAATCATGTGGACGACGCCGACGTGCTGGCGGCCTTGCGCGCGATCCAGAGCGCCGAAAGTGACGGCCCGGTGCTGATGCACTGCAAGCACGGTTCGGACCGCACCGGCCTGATGTCGGCGATGTATCGAGTGGTGGTTCAGGGCTGGAGCAAGGAGGAGGCGCTGAATGAAATGACCGGAGGCGGGTTTGGCGACAGTTCCCACTTCAAGGACGGCATTCGCTACATGATGCAGGCCGATGTCGACAAGTTGCGCACCGCCCTGGCCAATGGCGATTGCAGCACCAGCGTGTTCGCCACCTGTTCGGTGAAGAGCTGGTTCGAGACAGTGAGCGTCAGCAAGCCGGCGAATTGA
- the prlC gene encoding oligopeptidase A — protein MFLPAKVPTVSVNNPLLQPYDLPPFSAIRAEHVQPAIKQILADNRAAIAEILKNQGAQPTWAGLVLAMDELNDRLGAAWSPVSHLNAVCNSAELREAYESCLPDLSAYATELGQNRELFQAFEALASSPEAAGFDVAQKTILEHSLRDFRLSGIDLPPEQQKRYAEVQSKLSELGSRFSNQLLDATQAWTKHITDEAALAGLTASAKAQMAAAAQAKDLQGWLITLEFPSYYAVMTYAEDRALREEVYAAYCTRASDQGPNAGQNDNGPVMEEILDLRQELAQLLGYANFAELSLATKMAESSDQVLSFLRDLAKRSKPFAAQDLQQLKAYAAEQGCPDLQSWDSGFYGEKLREQRYSVAQETLRAYFPIDKVLGGLFAIVQRLYGIEIAELKGFDTWHPDVRLFEIKENGQHVGRFFFDLYARANKRGGAWMDGARDRRRTSDGVLQSPVANLVCNFTPADSGKPALLTHDEVTTLFHEFGHGLHHLLTRVEHAGVSGINGVAWDAVELPSQFMENWCWEPEGLALISGHYETGEPLPQDLLEKMLAAKNFQSGLMMVRQLEFSLFDFELHATHGDGRAVLQVLEGVRDEVSVMRPPAYNRFPNSFAHIFAGGYAAGYYSYKWAEVLSADAFSRFEEEGVLNAETGRAFREAILARGGSQEPMVLFVDFRGRAPSIDALLRHSGLTEDEAA, from the coding sequence ATGTTTCTTCCAGCCAAGGTGCCAACCGTGAGTGTGAACAACCCTCTTCTGCAGCCCTACGACCTGCCGCCGTTTTCGGCGATCCGCGCCGAGCACGTACAGCCGGCCATCAAACAGATCCTGGCTGACAACCGCGCCGCCATCGCTGAAATCCTCAAGAACCAGGGCGCGCAACCGACCTGGGCCGGCCTGGTTCTGGCCATGGACGAACTCAACGACCGCCTGGGTGCGGCCTGGAGTCCGGTCAGCCACCTCAATGCCGTGTGCAACAGCGCCGAACTGCGCGAAGCCTATGAGTCCTGCCTGCCGGACCTGAGCGCCTACGCCACCGAGCTGGGGCAGAACCGTGAGCTGTTCCAGGCCTTCGAAGCCCTGGCGAGCAGCCCGGAAGCCGCCGGTTTCGACGTGGCGCAGAAAACTATCCTGGAACACTCCCTGCGTGACTTCCGCCTGTCGGGTATCGACCTGCCGCCAGAGCAGCAGAAGCGCTACGCCGAAGTGCAGAGCAAGCTTTCCGAGCTGGGCAGCCGCTTCTCCAACCAGCTGCTTGACGCCACCCAGGCCTGGACCAAGCACATCACCGACGAAGCGGCCCTGGCTGGCTTGACCGCGTCGGCCAAGGCGCAGATGGCTGCCGCGGCCCAGGCCAAGGATCTGCAAGGCTGGCTGATTACCCTGGAATTCCCCAGCTACTACGCTGTGATGACCTACGCCGAAGACCGCGCGCTGCGTGAAGAAGTCTACGCCGCCTACTGCACCCGCGCCTCGGATCAGGGCCCGAACGCCGGCCAGAACGACAACGGCCCGGTCATGGAAGAAATCCTCGACCTGCGCCAGGAACTGGCCCAGCTGCTGGGCTACGCCAACTTCGCCGAGCTGAGCCTGGCCACCAAGATGGCCGAGTCCAGCGACCAGGTGCTGAGTTTCCTGCGGGACCTGGCCAAGCGCAGCAAGCCGTTCGCCGCCCAGGACCTGCAACAGCTCAAGGCCTATGCCGCCGAACAGGGCTGCCCGGACCTGCAGAGCTGGGACAGCGGTTTCTACGGCGAGAAGCTGCGCGAGCAGCGCTACAGCGTGGCCCAGGAAACCCTGCGCGCCTATTTCCCGATCGACAAGGTACTGGGCGGCCTGTTCGCCATCGTCCAGCGCCTGTACGGCATCGAGATCGCCGAACTGAAAGGCTTCGACACCTGGCACCCGGACGTGCGCCTGTTCGAGATCAAGGAGAACGGTCAGCACGTGGGCCGCTTCTTCTTCGACCTGTATGCCCGCGCCAACAAGCGTGGCGGTGCCTGGATGGACGGCGCCCGCGACCGTCGCCGCACTTCCGACGGCGTGCTGCAAAGCCCGGTGGCCAACCTGGTGTGCAACTTCACCCCGGCCGACAGCGGCAAGCCTGCCCTGCTGACCCACGATGAAGTCACCACCCTGTTCCACGAATTCGGCCATGGCCTGCACCACCTGCTGACCCGCGTCGAACATGCCGGTGTTTCCGGCATCAACGGCGTGGCCTGGGATGCGGTGGAGCTGCCGAGCCAGTTCATGGAGAACTGGTGCTGGGAGCCGGAAGGCCTGGCGCTGATCTCCGGTCACTACGAGACCGGCGAACCGCTGCCCCAGGACCTGCTGGAAAAAATGCTCGCGGCGAAGAACTTCCAGTCCGGCCTGATGATGGTGCGCCAACTGGAGTTCTCGCTGTTCGACTTCGAACTGCATGCCACCCATGGCGACGGCCGTGCCGTGCTGCAAGTGCTCGAAGGCGTGCGCGACGAGGTCTCGGTGATGCGTCCGCCGGCCTACAACCGCTTCCCCAACAGCTTCGCTCACATCTTCGCCGGCGGTTACGCAGCGGGTTACTACAGCTACAAGTGGGCCGAAGTGCTGTCGGCCGATGCCTTTTCGAGGTTCGAGGAAGAAGGCGTGCTGAATGCCGAGACCGGTCGCGCGTTCCGCGAAGCGATCCTGGCCCGTGGCGGTTCTCAGGAGCCAATGGTGCTGTTCGTCGACTTCCGCGGACGCGCACCGTCGATTGACGCACTCTTGCGCCATAGCGGCCTGACCGAGGACGAAGCGGCATGA
- a CDS encoding YheV family putative zinc ribbon protein, translating to MSEGPVKTKKRFIAGAVCPACSEQDKLMMWSEDDIPHRECVACGYSDTLNEQGLSVPKELGTRVNTTALKVPDAKVQSVQFFPNPKLKKKTDDAK from the coding sequence ATGAGCGAGGGGCCAGTGAAGACGAAAAAACGCTTTATCGCCGGGGCGGTCTGCCCGGCGTGCAGCGAGCAGGACAAGTTGATGATGTGGAGCGAAGACGACATTCCCCATCGCGAGTGCGTGGCCTGCGGCTATTCCGACACCCTGAATGAACAGGGCCTGTCGGTGCCCAAGGAGCTGGGTACGCGGGTCAACACCACGGCCCTCAAGGTGCCGGATGCCAAGGTCCAGTCGGTGCAGTTTTTCCCCAACCCCAAGTTGAAGAAAAAGACCGACGACGCGAAGTAA